Part of the Imperialibacter roseus genome, TAAAAACTGACGATCTTGCACCAGCGGCAACAGCCGAGAATCCGTACGCATTTGTTCCGTTGTTATCGTTGGCCCAGCTATAGGTTGCTTTCAGCGCTTCTCCCACCGGGCCAAGGTAACCATCGCTGACGACAAAACTCTCCAAATCTTCCCAATCCTGCATGGTTGGCATGTGCCACCCGGCCGGGCAAAGCTCTTTGTGGTCAATCACATAATAGTTATAGTAAGCTCCATACGGCCTTTCGTAAGTCAATTGATCATTGTATAGCCAGCTATAGGCCGGCGTATTATTGGACCACCAGGTAACATCGTCCTGCACTTCTGGTATGGGCTCACCGTCGGGATAAGCAACTGCCCGCAGGTTTTCGCTCATCCAAACTTGGTCACCTATTTGCACAGTTCCATATATTTCGCCGTCCCGCTCATCAGTCCATTCATCTCCCGGCGACCAATTTGCATTTGGGTTGCCTGTTGCGTCTCCTAAATCGATGTCAACTGTATCAAAACCCTCATCCACAGTGATATTGAACACCACCTTTCCGTCTTCCAGCGTGGCATCCACATTGATATTGTATAGGGTTTTAGGCTGAGGATCAGCAATGGACGCTGTGAACGTGCGTTCGATGGTGGTGCCGTCCAGCTTGGTGTAGCTCAGGTTTACTTCTACGGCGAGTGGAGAGGTTAAAAAATAGCCTTCTCTCGTTTCGCCCTGGTCGTAGAAAAGACTGGCTCCGCTGCTTACCACTGTTACTGTGCCGGTGTAGCTATGGAAGGTGTTGACCACACTGGTGGAGTAGTTAATGGCCACTTTGGTATTGGCCAGCTCGGCTTCAATGTCGATGGACTTGAGTTCTTCCTTGTCGATGGTGAAGTTGTCGGATCGCCCAAAGTAGTACGGGTTTTCGAAGGCGGCATCCACCAGGTTGTTGCTGTGAGCTTCCACGTAGTATTCGCCGGTAGGCAGCGATACTTCCGCCGGTGCTGTAGAAAATGGATCAAAGACCATTACTTCCGTGCCATTGGCAGCAAAGATCGTGACCCGGAAGTCGTCGGTGTTGACGGCCAGGGTCCGGCCATTGGCTGGTTCGGAGGTGATGGTGAGGGAGAGGTTGAGGGACAGGTAGCCGTAGTCGAGAGGCTCGGGTGTTTCGCTTTGTTGGCTACATCCCATCACTAAAAACAGGCCTAAAGCGGCAAAAATGGTCGTTAATTTCATCATTCAGTAAGCATTAA contains:
- a CDS encoding DUF4493 domain-containing protein, coding for MMKLTTIFAALGLFLVMGCSQQSETPEPLDYGYLSLNLSLTITSEPANGRTLAVNTDDFRVTIFAANGTEVMVFDPFSTAPAEVSLPTGEYYVEAHSNNLVDAAFENPYYFGRSDNFTIDKEELKSIDIEAELANTKVAINYSTSVVNTFHSYTGTVTVVSSGASLFYDQGETREGYFLTSPLAVEVNLSYTKLDGTTIERTFTASIADPQPKTLYNINVDATLEDGKVVFNITVDEGFDTVDIDLGDATGNPNANWSPGDEWTDERDGEIYGTVQIGDQVWMSENLRAVAYPDGEPIPEVQDDVTWWSNNTPAYSWLYNDQLTYERPYGAYYNYYVIDHKELCPAGWHMPTMQDWEDLESFVVSDGYLGPVGEALKATYSWANDNNGTNAYGFSAVAAGARSSVFSYVGELTYWWVAPDTYYTGPYSSGITANFFPWGDYTYRVGLNVRCIKE